A single Chloroflexota bacterium DNA region contains:
- a CDS encoding SH3 domain-containing protein: MCEATVERPGARRRLAGPIIRSAYAGQSDHRPAPPGAGVSLTALSLRVARVSPDSLNLRAGPGIGAAIVGRLAEDMLLRPLGLAATVDGLLWVQVQTAEGMEGWAAGRYLELAAAPLELPSGPEPHGEGRQPFDPTTPTELQRQDWTCAIRATMWMLKSLGVAVTPEEAQDAMSPQYVRSDVGLLDATGAGIVAVLRERWGVRAFNRSPVTFDAVAGWAGRAPVAMGGRAWNHWTAVRGYDAAADVLVLANPGGTGPRYGQQTLNRQQFEALGWFSAVVAPVE, encoded by the coding sequence ATGTGCGAGGCGACTGTGGAGCGCCCAGGTGCGCGGCGGCGGCTGGCCGGCCCGATCATCCGGTCAGCGTATGCAGGCCAATCGGACCACCGCCCTGCCCCACCGGGGGCGGGCGTCTCCCTGACAGCCCTCTCCCTGCGGGTGGCGCGGGTCAGCCCGGACTCGCTGAACCTGCGGGCTGGGCCGGGGATCGGGGCGGCCATCGTGGGGCGGCTGGCCGAGGACATGCTGCTGCGCCCCCTCGGGCTGGCGGCGACCGTGGACGGCCTGCTCTGGGTGCAGGTGCAGACGGCGGAGGGCATGGAAGGCTGGGCCGCCGGCCGGTATCTGGAGCTTGCGGCAGCGCCGCTCGAGCTGCCGTCAGGGCCGGAGCCGCACGGGGAGGGGCGGCAGCCGTTCGACCCCACAACGCCGACCGAGCTGCAGCGCCAGGACTGGACCTGTGCGATTCGCGCCACCATGTGGATGCTGAAGTCGCTGGGCGTGGCCGTGACGCCGGAGGAGGCGCAGGACGCGATGTCCCCACAGTACGTGCGGAGCGACGTCGGCCTGCTCGACGCGACCGGCGCCGGTATCGTGGCGGTGCTCCGAGAGCGGTGGGGGGTGCGGGCGTTCAACCGCTCGCCGGTCACCTTCGATGCGGTCGCCGGCTGGGCCGGCCGCGCGCCCGTGGCGATGGGCGGCCGGGCCTGGAACCACTGGACGGCGGTCCGCGGCTACGACGCGGCTGCTGACGTGCTGGTGCTGGCGAACCCCGGCGGCACGGGCCCGCGCTACGGGCAGCAGACGCTGAATCGGCAGCAGTT